Genomic window (Streptosporangium brasiliense):
GCGTTCGACAGGGCGATCGCCTTCGCGCAGCGCAAGCACCTCAAGGTCCACCTCCCGCCGGGCACCTACCAGGTGAACCGCCACATCATCGTCGACAACGTGACGATCGAGGGCGCCGGCAGCTGGTACACGATCATCAAGGGCCGCGAGGTCACCCTCGACACACCGGCCCCCGACGGCTCGGTGCACACCGGTGTCGGCTTCTACGGCAAGGAGGCGAAGGACGGCGGCAGCCACAACGTCCACCTGTCCGGCTTCGCGATCGAGGGCGACGTCCGCGAGCGCGTCGACACCGACCAGGTGAACGGGATCGGCGGGGCGATGAGCGACTCGACCATCGACGGCCTCCACATCCGCCACACCAAGGTGGGCATGTGGTTCGACGGACCGATGACCGGTCTGCGGATCACGGACAGCGTCATCGTCGACCAGATCGCCGACGCGCTCAACTTCCACACCGGAGTCACCGACTCGGTCGTGTCGAACAACTTCGTCCGCAACACAGGTGACGACGGCCTCGCCATGTGGTCCGAGAAGACCGCGAACGCCGGCAACACCTTCGACCACAACACCGTGCAGACGCCGGTTCTCGCGAACGGCATCGCCGTCTACGGCGGCACGGACAACACCGTCTCGAACAACCTCGTCGCCGACCCGGTCCGTGAGGGCAGCGCCATCCACGTCGGGTCCCGCTTCGGCGCCGAGCCGTTCACCGGGAAGCTGCGGATCACCGGCAACACCACGGTCCGTGCCGGCACCTACGAGCTGAACTGGAAGATCGGCCTGGGATCCATCTGGTTCTACGCGCTGGACAAGAACATCGACGCGGACATCCAGGTGACCGGGGACCACTACCTCGACAGCACCTACAACGCGATCATGATGGTCAGCGAGTGGTCGGTGAAGGACCTGTACTCGATCCCGAACGTCCGCTTCAAGGACATCAGGGTCGACGGCACGGGGACCTCGGTGGTCAGCGCTCGCGTGAAGGGAGCGGCGTCCTTCGAGAACGTGGACGCCCGCAACGTCGGCGCGGTCGGCGTCAACAACTGCGGATCGTTCAACTTCCCGCCCACCGGTTCGGAGTTCTCGCTGACGGACCTGGGCGGCAACGACGGGGGCGGCACCACCGGTCCCTGGCTCGCCCCGTGGGAGCTGCCGAACACCATCACCTGCGACGACCGTCCGCCGGTCGTCGCGCCGCCGGCGCCGTCCCCGTGGTGACGCGCGGAAAGTGTCGGAGTGCTCTGGTACATGTTGGGCCATGGGCGTGCGAGTCGATGAGTTCCTGGAGATGCTGGACAGGCTGCCTGAGGTCACGCGGAGCGATGGCGGTAACTGGGTCTCGCTGAAGGTGCGGGGCAAGGGGTTCGGCTACCTGTGGGAGGAGACCGAGACCGTCGGGCTCAAGGCGACGATCGAGGAGCAGCTCGCGCTGGTGGCCGAGCGGCCGGAGGTGTTCGAGGTCCAGTTCACCATGGGCCGGTTCGGCTGGGTCGTGGTCCACCTCGCGAAGATCGACGCGGAGGAGCTGTTCGAGCTGGTCACCGAGGCGTGGTGTCTGACCGCCCCCAAGCAGATGGTCGCCGCCCACGAGGCCGCGCGATAGCCGTACGGCTGTCGCCGGGGGTGTGCGGCGGCCGTCCCCACCGCGGGCGGAGACCCTACCTCACCTCACTCGGGACCGACGGGCTGGAGGTCAGCGCCGGGGCGCCGCCCGGCGGCTCCTGGTGAGGCCGTGCGGTGCGCTGTTCGACGTCGCCGGCCTCACAGCGCCGGACCGTGTCGGGTCCCGCCGGGGTGTTCCGCGGCACACGAGCGGCGGGCGGGCACGGGGCCCCGGAAGGCACCGGGATGCCCCCCTCCCAGGAAGGGGGTGCCCCCCTCCCAGGAGGGCGCCGGGATGTCCGCGCCCGGCAGGCCGGAGGGTCCGCATCCAGGAAGTTGTGCCCGGCCGGGTCCGGGGGCGACTCTCGTGGCAGGGCGCAACCGGGAGGTGCGGCGTGGACGAGATCCCGTTCCTGGAAGTCGTACGCGGCGATCCGACGCCTGAGGAACTGGCGGCGCTGATCGCGGTCCTGGTCGCGCGCACGTCTCCGGCCGCCGCTCCGGAGGCCCGGGGGCCGTCGGCCTGGGCCGACCGCGCCCACTCCGCCAGGCGGCCGCTCGCACCCCGCCGCGGCACCGCCGGCGACGCGCGGCCCCGCTCCGCCTGAAATCCGCCCTCCGGCGCCGGTAATTGCAAAGTGATCGATTATCGAAGAATCCCGCAATCGGCGAGATGTATCCCCGGATTCCATATACGACCATGGGATAGGCCAGCCGGTGGCGGGTGACGGCCATCGGCCGATGGCATAAGTGAGGAGGGTCCCATGCCGACGTTGTTCGGTTCACTGCGCAGGCTTGTTTTGACGCCGTCGTTGGCCGAGGTGAGTTTTGACGGGCGGGGCTTTCCGGTCACGCCGACGGATGCCACCCGGCGACTCGAGGCGATTCCTCAGGCCGTGATCTGCGGATTCGAATGGGGGATCGACGCGCGCGACCAATGGGAGGTCGAGCGCCGGCTGAACATGGTGGACCCCGAACTGCGCGGTTTCGCCTACGAGGGCGCGACGATGGCCTTCACCATTGTCGACGCGATGGGCGGCGGCCGCGGCCACCGTACCCGCGACCTGCTGCTCGGCCCCGGCCAGCCGCACATCTTCCTGACCTACATCGGCATCGGCTTCGCCATGGCGCGCCTGCCCCGGCCGCTGTGGAAGAAGGTCATGCCCGACCTGGACGGGTCGGCCTACTACCCGACGATGAGCTGGCTGGCCGTCGACGGCTACGGCTTCGACCGCGCCTATTTCGAGACCCGGCGCTGGGTCGACGAGCAGAAGGTGCCGGCGCCCTACCCCTGGGAGGGCTCGCCCGACTACTTCCTGCGGGCGGTGGACCAGGGCATCGGCCGGGCGCTGTGGTTCATCCACGGCGGCCAGGTGCCCGACGTGGCCGCCGCCGTGGGCCGCTTCGCGAGCCACCGCCAGGCCGACCTGTGGAGCGGTGTCGGCCTGG
Coding sequences:
- a CDS encoding glycosyl hydrolase family 28-related protein encodes the protein MARWSGRLSWRAAVAVAAVTATLGLGVVSGGTALAGTGATGASTPAGTGATGTSTPVVTRAGLDPSLVAGRGADVDFAEQEAENAATDGTVIGPDRSAYTLPAEASGRKAVKLTPGQYVEFTLPSAANAITVRYSIPDAPNGGGITAPLAVTVNGGGKRTMTLTSQYAWLYNQYPFSNDPDAGLLHPDWWITECACVPAATTPPPVITTPFRPSHFYDEQRLLLGRTHRAGDKVRLTVPTGSNAAWTVIDLLDSQLVGRPHVNLVAANVLAFGADPSGRRDSAAAFDRAIAFAQRKHLKVHLPPGTYQVNRHIIVDNVTIEGAGSWYTIIKGREVTLDTPAPDGSVHTGVGFYGKEAKDGGSHNVHLSGFAIEGDVRERVDTDQVNGIGGAMSDSTIDGLHIRHTKVGMWFDGPMTGLRITDSVIVDQIADALNFHTGVTDSVVSNNFVRNTGDDGLAMWSEKTANAGNTFDHNTVQTPVLANGIAVYGGTDNTVSNNLVADPVREGSAIHVGSRFGAEPFTGKLRITGNTTVRAGTYELNWKIGLGSIWFYALDKNIDADIQVTGDHYLDSTYNAIMMVSEWSVKDLYSIPNVRFKDIRVDGTGTSVVSARVKGAASFENVDARNVGAVGVNNCGSFNFPPTGSEFSLTDLGGNDGGGTTGPWLAPWELPNTITCDDRPPVVAPPAPSPW
- a CDS encoding MmcQ/YjbR family DNA-binding protein; the protein is MGVRVDEFLEMLDRLPEVTRSDGGNWVSLKVRGKGFGYLWEETETVGLKATIEEQLALVAERPEVFEVQFTMGRFGWVVVHLAKIDAEELFELVTEAWCLTAPKQMVAAHEAAR
- a CDS encoding acyl-CoA carboxylase subunit epsilon — encoded protein: MDEIPFLEVVRGDPTPEELAALIAVLVARTSPAAAPEARGPSAWADRAHSARRPLAPRRGTAGDARPRSA
- a CDS encoding DUF1702 family protein, with the translated sequence MPTLFGSLRRLVLTPSLAEVSFDGRGFPVTPTDATRRLEAIPQAVICGFEWGIDARDQWEVERRLNMVDPELRGFAYEGATMAFTIVDAMGGGRGHRTRDLLLGPGQPHIFLTYIGIGFAMARLPRPLWKKVMPDLDGSAYYPTMSWLAVDGYGFDRAYFETRRWVDEQKVPAPYPWEGSPDYFLRAVDQGIGRALWFIHGGQVPDVAAAVGRFASHRQADLWSGVGLAATFAGGSGSEALATLRREAGEHRAELAQGVVFAVKARTFAGFVPPHTETASAVLADLSVADAVALADDTAVDPRGSGPVPQYELWRQRVRAHFAAADRLPA